One segment of Anopheles stephensi strain Indian chromosome 3, UCI_ANSTEP_V1.0, whole genome shotgun sequence DNA contains the following:
- the LOC118512997 gene encoding uncharacterized protein LOC118512997, with protein sequence MTMSHLLKQTKKCCAKIIRKLSFNPVSTTNGSSAADQSPTNNGHGLNNRITAKYVLHKNCTPTRCKVQPRDATLVDDVAVEGWMETRIAQDNGFYPLGDGGSPNPSPPPIPETQNNYKLSRSMKNLPKKRTNITSNKNVNLRKCFRLRSKTFDGPLTDGVSMERTAVETLGSSPSIVDAAGVANERREVVTADSMTLASNNSSSRLIGAKLDKISKSLMRAGDGEGSLDIAKPLFLSASKHRRSNYNHIEGDDEDTARGGGAGDLQPRWRQDEELILTSAASTTTLGRREHRLEQETTLSTMVEEDAVGQTPSVMERLTVAETAAALLFEKVKYDRTKRYLIDQLTDGTGGGAGGGTPSSSSCCSSPFHLAKSEDFVDPWKNYNIRGGASWDKVSKSPWDSSAKPSPVRGGPDVCKALSASIQPALDLPQQQHQQTIPAQYHQPMRTHWNPFEYSPAHLARLASAGSQQTPPPHQPQQYRPAFQVQTDVWENLNSKHYEIDTDVVWRSTRCSSRRTSASTVETWIDDETFDNSFNEELERRCATLKICE encoded by the coding sequence ATCATTCGCAAGCTCTCCTTCAACCCAGTCTCCACCACGAACGGCAGCAGTGCGGCAGATCAGTCACCCACCAACAACGGCCACGGATTGAACAATCGCATTACGGCGAAGTACGTCCTCCACAAAAACTGCACACCGACCCGGTGTAAGGTTCAGCCGAGAGATGCGACCCTCGTGGACGATGTAGCCGTGGAAGGTTGGATGGAAACGCGTATTGCACAGGACAATGGGTTCTATCCGCTTGGCGACGGAGGATCTCCAAATCCATCTCCACCGCCCATTCCCGAGACGCAGAACAACTACAAGCTCAGCCGAAGCATGAAGAACCTTCCGAAGAAGCGCACCAACATCACGAGCAACAAGAACGTTAACCTGCGCAAGTGCTTCCGGCTCCGCTCGAAGACCTTCGATGGACCGCTAACGGATGGCGTCTCGATGGAACGAACTGCGGTGGAAACGCTCGGAAGTTCACCCTCCATCGTTGATGCAGCGGGTGTGGCGAATGAACGGCGGGAAGTGGTGACCGCTGACTCGATGACACTGGcgagcaacaacagcagcagccggttGATCGGTGCAAAGCTGGACAAGATCAGCAAAAGTTTGATGCGTGCTGGCGATGGGGAAGGATCGCTGGACATCGCGAAACCACTGTTCCTGTCGGCGAGCAAACATCGGCGCAGCAACTACAATCACATCGagggtgatgatgaggatACGGCGAGAGGTGGCGGAGCGGGTGATCTGCAACCGCGTTGGAGGCAGGACGAGGAGCTAATCCTAACATCGGCGGCCAGTACAACCACACTGGGCAGGAGGGAACACCGGCTAGAGCAAGAAACGACCCTGTCCACTATGGTGGAAGAGGACGCTGTCGGGCAGACTCCGTCGGTGATGGAAAGGCTTACGGTAGCCGAGACGGCCGCTGCGCTTCTCTTCGAGAAGGTGAAGTACGATCGCACCAAGCGTTACCTGATCGATCAGCTTACGGACGGTACGGGTGGAGGAGCAGGCGGAGGTACCCCGAGCTCCTCGTCCTGCTGCTCATCGCCCTTCCATCTGGCGAAAAGTGAAGACTTTGTCGACCCCTGGAAGAACTACAACATTCGCGGCGGTGCCAGCTGGGATAAGGTGTCGAAGAGTCCTTGGGATTCCTCAGCCAAACCGAGCCCTGTCCGTGGTGGTCCGGATGTGTGTAAGGCGCTCTCCGCCTCCATTCAACCAGCTTTAGATCTcccgcaacagcagcaccagcaaaccATCCCAGCCCAGTACCATCAACCGATGCGAACACACTGGAATCCGTTCGAGTATTCGCCGGCACATCTGGCACGGCTTGCATCGGCAGGGTCTCAGCAGACTCCACCGCCACATCAGCCACAGCAGTACCGGCCAGCGTTCCAGGTGCAAACGGACGTGTGGGAGAATCTCAACAGCAAACACTACGAGATCGATACGGATGTGGTGTGGCGATCGACCCGTTGCTCTTCCCGACGCACCAGCGCCAGCACAGTGGAGACGTGGATCGACGACGAAACGTTCGACAACTCGTTCAACGAGGAGCTGGAGCGTCGCTGTGCTACACTCAAGATCTGCGAGTAA